The Besnoitia besnoiti strain Bb-Ger1 chromosome IV, whole genome shotgun sequence genome contains a region encoding:
- a CDS encoding hypothetical protein (encoded by transcript BESB_057200) — protein sequence MVNERHLIGGLAILVAALATGSLAAPRKIERIRKLNPPLEDPIYVFYLCCGYAAFAFLACGLLPFNQEIMDNYTMRTTFVFTWWGALSGAMIVAAVNAGFVAISRVGLAVHAAISMGVAVVTSFMWGVLVNNDRLALLWVDILAVVFLSLGSAISAFPEEIARAIAACFRKDVAPVYSRSATQSSVAEAHPLVLDGAEPSENHQISHATGILLCIVSGMCGGLSLGPMSFVPTEDKGVAFLPSFATGIMLAALTAISIRLICGKQRPVWHFRAAFRWGVLSGFLYLVATLAVIIAIPRVSFAVAYPSKQSAIIVSGLWGILFFREMRGFAIAVFAFGSSLVLSGAILLSNFTYPERVGIPASHQPALT from the exons ATGGTTAACGAGCGTCACCTCATTGGCGGCCTCGCCATCCTTGTGGCAGCGTTAGCCACTG GTTCTcttgcagcgccgcgaaaaaTTGAGAGAATTCGCAAGCTGAATCCCCCTTTGGAGGACCCAATATATGTCTTCTACTTGTGCTGTGGATACGCGGCGTTCGCTTTCCTAGCTTGTGGACTGCTGCCCTTCAACCAGGAGATCATGGACAACTATACCATGCGGACGACTTTTGTATTTACATGGTGGGGAGCTCTCTCAG GTGCTATGATTGTAGCGGCGGTCAACGCGGGTTTCGTGGCGATTTCCCGCGTCGGGCTGGCCGTGCACGCCGCCATTTCCATGGGCGTGGCAGTCGTCACTTCCTTCATGTGGGGGGTTCTCGTGAACAAcgaccgcctcgcgcttctctggGTGGATATTCTGGCAGTTGTATTCCTCAGCTTGGGAAGCGCCATTTCTGCTTTCCCTGAGGAGATCGCCCGCGCGATCGCCGCGTGCTTCCGCAAAG ATGTCGCACCAGTTTATTCACGCTCGGCGACGCAGTCAAGCGTCGCTGAAGCCCATCCCTTGGTTCTGGATGGCGCGGAACCGAGCGAAAATCACCAGATCAGCCACGCAACGGGCATCCTCCTTTGCATCGTGTCTGGCATGTGtggcggcctctctctcggccCCATGTCCTTCGTGCCAACGGAGGACAAAGGCGTCGCGTTTCTACCGAGTTTCGCGACAG GTATCATGCTGGCAGCGCTAACAGCCATTTCCATCCGCCTTATTTGCGGCAAACAACGCCCGGTGTGGCACTTTCGAGCTGCCTTCCGGTGGGGCGTTCTGTCGGGCTTCCTCTACCTGGTGGCAACTCTGGCAGTCATCATCGCCATTCCAA gAGTGTCGTTCGCG GTTGCCTATCCGTCGAAGCAATCCGCCATCATCGTCAGCGGGCTTTGGGGGATTCTGTTTTTCCGCGAGATGCGAGGCTTCGCTATCGCGGTCTTCGCTTTCGGGAGTTCGCTGGTCCTCTCCGGCGCGATTCTTCTGTCGAACTTCACCTACCCGGAGCGCGTGGGAATTCCCGCGAGTCACCAGCCCGCGCTGACGTAG
- a CDS encoding DNA polymerase epsilon subunit B protein (encoded by transcript BESB_057210) — translation MESPPDGRVSASFDDEGLEWEAEEGASGSFSSSASAPASAAASEFLSSSLASSSAPYSSLPDSASSSSFAASFSASFSAEPELFPWGELAQACAGCEAHLAVLEALRRRFPAAVCVSTALSASVEGASAFLLNFAALHSLTLFAVGAHPKQGGREARRRNWRDELEPLREAGGGGKFGIEGLLTDRDGRTRAHGSRDRPAEVLYSWTAPEEAAESLGGEEPGERRQGRRSLPRFFALSVPLPPAEILMEAALLARRREERKNREEAAKKQLLQWREKKIFVHSAMTDVHDFSYDTTKQRFQTTPLKPLTLASLARLFCDSSVFASMYNRRYYVLQQRCLLHPLLTLHGREGPRSGRSLPAFALGGDEKRQEDESLKRVISEVDGATRRSGQRQLLIGVLGRDANKELALQGLFSDIRIKFEKGFVPRPGFFLEGHVVLADGCFRKDDDFFHILDLSHPPRCPASDRLVLGRRAAAAAAARAGAKRRRWNGSGLSLGESWEGVPFFEDAEDEDDGLIARQQASSMFGGLLGLNELEALEAWRCVEEEREDDREDGEDLREFLPLLVPALQANASGEKQPSAEKKRSSKNERKEFVLDVDPDAPDPMAWVIISECHFNDPRDLQLLDAMLSTFESEGEYPSGFVFLGNFSASFSGGEDAYSAGFNALFELLTSRYPSFVARCHFVFVPGPDDPSFARESLPRLPLTPPFTADFQQRLERVVPACKGKIFFTTSPCRIRHFTSSMVFFRHDVFKALSRDALFSGGRKKDTEEPTSVDTDIVDILYNTIVGQAHLCPMTADHRLTKHRDQSLGLFPMPDLVFLCDKSAPPVNKKDPKFPDEFIFANAGASFRETKAFFIYEMVTHQLTKYLVPSK, via the exons ATGGAATCTCCGCCGGACGGccgtgtctccgcctcgttcGATGACGAGGGCCTCGAGTGGGaagccgaggaaggcgcgtcgggttcgttctcttcttctgcctcggcgccggcctccgccgctgcgtcggaatttctctcgtcttctctcgcctcctcctctgcgccctattcgtctctgcctgactctgcttcttcctcctctttcgcggcgtctttctccgcgtcttTTTCGGCCGAGCCTGAGCTGTTCCCCTGGGGGGAGCTCGCGCAGgcctgcgcaggctgcgaggcgcaccTGGCGgtgctcgaggcgctgcggcggcgcttccccGCCGCAGTTTGCGTCTCCAcagctctctccgcgtccgtCGAGGGGGCGTCGGCCTTCCTGCTGAACTTTGCGGCGCTGCACTCGCTCACACTCTTCGCAGTCGGCGCCCACCCCAAGCAGGGCGGTCGCGAGGCACGCCGGAGGAACTGGCGAGACGAGctggagccgctgcgcgaggcggggggaggcggcaAGTTTGGCATCGAGGGCCTCCTCACCGACCGCGAcgggcgcacgcgcgcgcacggCAGCAGAGACCGCCCCGCCGAGGTTCTCTACTCCTGGACGGCgcccgaggaggccgcggagtcgctgggcggcgaggaacccggcgagcggagacagggcAGGCGC aGTCTGCcgcgtttcttcgcgctGTCGGTCCCGCTGCCTCCAGCGGAGATTCTGATGGAagctgcgctgctggcgcggcgccgcgaagagcgaaaaaaccgcgaagaagccgccaagaagcagctgctgcagtggCGGGAGAAGAAGATCTTCGTGCACAGCGCCATGACCGACGTGCACGACTTTAGCTACGACACGACCAAACAg CGGTTCCAGACCACGCCGCTGAAGCCCCTCAcgctggcgtcgctggcgcggctcTTCTGCGACAGCTCAGTCTTCGCCTCGATGTACAACCGCCGCTACTacgtgctgcagcagcgttGTCTGCTGCACCCGCTGCTCACGCTTcacggccgcgaaggccccaggagcggccgcagcctccccgccttcgctctcggaGGCGATGAGAAGCggcaggaagacgagagccTCAAGCGCGTG ATTTCGGAAGTCGACGGAGCCACGCGCCGCTCGGgtcagcggcagctgctcatcggcgtcctcggccgAGACGCGAACAAGGAGCTCGCGCTTCAGGGTCTCTTCAGCGACATTCGAATCAAATTCGAGAAGGGG TTCGTTCCGCGTCCGGGTTTCTTTTTGGAGGGTCACGTGGTTTTGGCTGACGGCTGCTTCAGGAAGGACGACGATTTTTTCCACATTCTCGACTTGTCGCatccgccgcgctgcccggCCTCGGATCGACTGGTGTtggggcgccgcgcagctgcagctgcagctgcgcgcgcgggcgcgaagaggcggcggtgGAACGGGTCGGGATTGTCACTTGGAGAATCGTGGGAGGGCGTGCCGTTcttcgaggacgcggaggacgaagacgacggcctcattgcgcggcagcaggcgagctCGATGTTCGGGGGTCTCCTGGGTCTGAAcgagctcgaggcgctggaggcctgGCGATGCGTCGaagaggagcgcgaggacgaCCGCGAAGATGGCGAAGATCTGCGCGAGTTCCTCCCGCTGTTGGTTCCCGCCCTGCAGGCGAACGCCAGCGGAGAGAAGCAGccgagcgcggagaagaagcgcagtTCGAAaaacgagaggaaggaaTTCGTGCTGGACGTCGACCCCGATGCCCCTGACCCCATGGCCTGGGTCATCATTAGTGAATGCCACTTCAACGACCCCCGAGacctgcagctcctcgacgcgATGCTCTCCA CTttcgagagcgaaggcgagtaTCCGTCTGGCTTTGTCTTCTTGGGGAACTTCTCGGCCTCGTTCTCTGGAGGAGAGGACGCCTACAGCGCGGGCTTCAACGCGCTCTTCGAACTGCTCACCTCGCGATACCCGTCTTTCGTTGCCA GGTGTCACTTCGTCTTCGTGCCGGGACCCGACGACCCTTCGTTCGCGCGCG AGAGCTTGCCGCGTCTACCTCTCACGCCCCCTTTCACAGCCGACTtccagcagcgccttgaGCGCGTCGTGCCGGCATGCAAGGGGAAGATTTTTTTCACGACAAGCCCTTGCCG AATTCGTCACTTCACTTCGTCCATGGTTTTCTTCCGGCACGACGTCTTCAAGGCGCTCTCGCGAGATGCTTTGTTCTCGGGCGGACGCAAAAAGGACACAGAGGAGCCGACGTCAGTTGACACGGACATCGTTGACATT CTATATAACACCATAGTTGGTCAGGCGCATCTCTGCCCGATGACTGCCGACCACCGACTCACGAAGCACAGAGACCAGAGTCTAGGCCTCTTCCCCATGCCTGACCTT GTTTTTCTCTGCGACAAATCCGCACCCCCGGTGAACAAGAAAGACCCGAAATTCCCTGATGAATTTATTTTCGCCAACGCAG GTGCATCGTTCAGAGAAACAAAGGCCTTTTTTATTTATGAAATGGTGACGCACCAACTGACGAAGTACCTCGTACCTTCGAAATGA